A single Tenacibaculum sp. 190524A02b DNA region contains:
- a CDS encoding four helix bundle protein — protein MSFKTLLAYKKGFELAMEIFHITKKFPSIEQFALTSQIIRSSRSVCASIAESYRKRQYPKHFKSKLSDADSENSETQLWLEFALACEYINIKTKNELENKSKEVGKLINFMINNPNKFGI, from the coding sequence ATGAGTTTTAAAACATTATTAGCATATAAAAAAGGATTTGAGCTAGCTATGGAAATTTTTCATATAACAAAAAAATTTCCCTCTATAGAGCAATTTGCTCTAACATCGCAAATTATTCGTTCCAGCAGATCTGTATGCGCTTCTATTGCTGAATCCTACAGAAAAAGACAATATCCTAAACATTTTAAAAGTAAACTTTCAGATGCTGATAGTGAAAACTCTGAAACACAATTGTGGCTTGAATTTGCACTAGCCTGTGAATATATCAATATCAAAACGAAAAACGAATTAGAAAACAAAAGTAAAGAAGTAGGAAAACTAATCAACTTTATGATTAATAATCCTAATAAATTTGGAATATAA
- a CDS encoding histidine kinase, with amino-acid sequence MKKLFIHQPLFRLLSPVISGVVVYLLLLLVNNNVAQLQEEFLSQELYVCIGLSYIIQELSRVLLILFKKLNNIKSTLILLLTQVFVAILLCICIVTVCITIYYKKILGFSPNMEELWLFNSIFCSMTLIYILLFISHQYLHTVNTKKLTKEQEYRQYIEEEFKEFKQGINPELLFESLENLLVLIQNDKDITDDFIDYLATIYRYILSSKEKQLVLAEEELNTVEVLVSLFNYLPYRNVKLINNLKSSFYVVPRSILFIVEQIIRTTIISSKLELEIVLNESKKEFMISYLTNDKLTTPFNEENLKEIKRVYSVYNENELIISTTDINRILTIPKLTTKTQKTI; translated from the coding sequence ATGAAAAAATTATTTATACATCAGCCATTATTTCGTTTATTAAGCCCTGTTATTAGTGGAGTAGTAGTTTACTTACTACTACTGTTGGTTAACAATAATGTAGCACAATTGCAAGAAGAGTTTTTAAGCCAAGAACTATACGTATGTATTGGCTTATCATATATAATACAAGAATTGTCTAGAGTTTTACTTATACTTTTTAAAAAGTTAAATAATATTAAGTCTACTCTGATTTTATTATTAACTCAAGTTTTTGTAGCAATTTTATTATGTATTTGTATTGTTACAGTTTGCATAACTATTTATTATAAAAAAATACTTGGTTTCTCACCAAATATGGAAGAGTTGTGGTTATTTAATAGTATTTTTTGTAGTATGACTTTAATCTATATTTTATTATTTATTAGTCACCAATATTTGCATACGGTCAACACAAAAAAATTAACTAAAGAACAAGAATATAGACAATATATTGAAGAAGAATTTAAAGAATTTAAGCAAGGTATAAATCCAGAGTTATTATTTGAAAGTTTAGAAAACTTATTGGTACTTATTCAAAATGATAAAGATATAACAGATGATTTTATTGATTACTTGGCAACTATTTATCGTTATATTCTGTCTAGTAAAGAAAAACAGTTAGTTTTAGCTGAAGAAGAGTTGAATACTGTAGAGGTATTGGTAAGTTTATTTAATTATTTACCTTACCGTAATGTTAAACTGATAAATAATTTAAAGTCCTCATTTTATGTAGTACCTAGAAGTATACTTTTTATAGTTGAGCAAATTATTAGGACAACTATTATATCATCAAAACTAGAATTAGAAATTGTTTTAAATGAAAGCAAAAAAGAGTTTATGATTTCATATTTGACAAACGATAAACTAACCACACCTTTTAATGAGGAAAATTTAAAAGAAATAAAAAGAGTATATAGTGTTTATAATGAAAATGAACTTATTATAAGTACAACCGATATTAATAGGATTTTAACTATACCAAAATTAACTACTAAAACACAAAAAACAATATGA
- the folD gene encoding bifunctional methylenetetrahydrofolate dehydrogenase/methenyltetrahydrofolate cyclohydrolase FolD: MILLDGKKTSADIKEEIALEVAELKKQDKKSPHLAAVIVGNDGASLTYVNAKVKACERVGFESTLIRLPEETTEEELLNEIAILNIDKDINGFIVQLPLPEHIDEQKVIMAINPDKDVDGFHPMNVGKLALNLPTFISATPFGILELLERYNVDTSGKDVVVIGRSHIVGSPMSILLAQKRKVGNATVTLTHSRTKNLAEVTKKADIIVAALGIPEFLKGDMVKEDVVVIDVGITRVADASKKNGFRLVGDVAFNEIKDKASHITPVPGGVGPMTIAMLLKNTLLAFYRQNN; this comes from the coding sequence ATGATTTTACTAGACGGTAAAAAAACCTCCGCAGACATTAAAGAAGAAATTGCCCTTGAAGTAGCAGAATTAAAAAAACAAGACAAAAAATCACCACATTTAGCAGCCGTTATTGTAGGTAATGACGGAGCTAGTTTAACTTATGTAAACGCTAAAGTAAAAGCCTGTGAACGTGTAGGTTTTGAATCTACATTAATACGTTTACCTGAAGAAACAACTGAAGAAGAGTTATTAAATGAAATTGCTATTTTAAACATAGATAAAGACATCAATGGTTTTATAGTACAATTACCTTTACCCGAACATATTGATGAACAAAAAGTTATAATGGCTATTAACCCTGATAAAGATGTTGATGGCTTTCACCCTATGAATGTAGGTAAATTAGCTTTAAACTTACCTACTTTTATTTCTGCAACTCCTTTTGGTATTTTAGAGCTTTTAGAACGCTATAATGTTGATACTTCTGGTAAAGATGTAGTAGTTATTGGTAGAAGTCATATTGTAGGTAGTCCAATGAGTATTTTATTAGCTCAAAAAAGAAAAGTTGGAAATGCCACCGTAACATTAACCCATAGTAGAACAAAAAACTTAGCTGAAGTAACTAAAAAAGCGGATATTATTGTAGCTGCCTTGGGAATCCCTGAATTCCTAAAAGGTGATATGGTTAAAGAAGATGTTGTGGTAATTGATGTTGGTATTACCAGAGTAGCTGATGCTTCTAAGAAAAATGGTTTTAGATTAGTTGGTGATGTTGCTTTTAATGAAATAAAAGATAAAGCATCACATATAACTCCCGTTCCAGGTGGAGTTGGTCCAATGACCATAGCCATGCTTTTAAAAAATACTTTACTGGCTTTTTATAGACAAAATAACTAA
- a CDS encoding sugar O-acetyltransferase: MNTKKIEYIRYDKNMRNEYVRAGKLLQKFNSTDFEDDETKVSLLHELLGTVGKGIVVEHNFHCDFGYNIHVGANFYAGYNCTILDMAEVSIGDNCLIAPNVGIYTAGHTINPINRHKTGYAKPITIGNNVWIGGHCAIIGGVTIGDNSIIAAGSVVTKDVPKNTIYGGKPAKKLRDIDKISNQIKIE, from the coding sequence ATGAATACAAAGAAAATTGAGTATATCCGATATGATAAAAATATGAGAAACGAATATGTGAGAGCAGGAAAACTTTTACAAAAGTTCAATTCAACAGATTTTGAAGATGATGAAACTAAAGTTAGTTTATTACATGAACTTCTAGGTACTGTGGGGAAAGGAATAGTAGTAGAACATAATTTTCATTGTGATTTTGGATATAATATTCATGTAGGAGCTAATTTTTATGCTGGATACAATTGTACTATTTTAGATATGGCTGAGGTAAGTATAGGCGACAATTGCTTAATAGCTCCTAATGTTGGTATTTATACAGCTGGACATACTATAAATCCTATAAATCGTCATAAAACAGGCTATGCAAAACCAATTACTATTGGAAATAATGTATGGATTGGTGGACATTGCGCTATAATAGGAGGTGTAACTATTGGTGATAATTCAATTATTGCAGCTGGGTCTGTAGTAACGAAAGATGTTCCTAAAAACACAATTTATGGAGGAAAACCTGCTAAAAAACTAAGAGATATAGATAAAATTAGTAATCAAATAAAAATTGAGTAA
- a CDS encoding DinB family protein: MVKKDIINLLEEKHQVLFNWLQNQPEENYIKGPENKWTTGQHIVHLVDSIQKVNHALSYPKFILKYKFGTSNREVRAYEHIVERYQEKLSQNKEKAKAFNIKVTTPSLNKFQQLVTKLKIQNKKLQHKTNRWKDQDLNNLILPHPLMGKMPIREIIMWTAYHTEHHTKILQENH; encoded by the coding sequence ATGGTCAAAAAAGATATTATTAATTTATTAGAAGAAAAACATCAAGTACTGTTTAATTGGTTACAAAATCAACCTGAAGAAAACTATATAAAAGGTCCAGAAAACAAATGGACAACTGGGCAGCACATTGTTCATTTAGTAGATTCTATCCAAAAAGTAAATCATGCACTAAGCTATCCAAAATTTATTCTAAAATATAAATTTGGTACTTCCAACCGAGAAGTGCGTGCTTATGAACATATCGTAGAACGATATCAGGAAAAATTATCTCAAAATAAAGAAAAAGCTAAAGCTTTTAACATTAAAGTTACTACGCCTTCTTTAAATAAATTTCAACAATTGGTTACCAAACTAAAAATTCAAAATAAAAAACTACAACATAAAACAAATCGCTGGAAAGATCAGGATCTTAATAACTTAATACTCCCACATCCTTTAATGGGTAAAATGCCTATTAGAGAAATTATTATGTGGACGGCTTATCATACAGAACACCATACCAAAATATTACAAGAAAATCACTAA
- a CDS encoding LytTR family DNA-binding domain-containing protein, with product MKIVIVEDESLAAEKLERYLLKYNNTITIIKKLDSVENSVAWFSENTEFDIVFMDIQLTDGLSFEIFNQVIIKKPIIFTTAFDEYAVDAFKVNSIDYILKPITFTDISKAMNKLKLMKHLFTSQESIVNVAKGLGKKKTKDRFLVRLGNHIHSIETKDIALFYAEGRTVHLVTNENKKYIIDFKLEDVFSMVSSKEFFRINRSFIISIKSIVDVVVYSNSRLKITPKASIEKEMIVSREKVGAFKSWFEGS from the coding sequence ATGAAAATTGTCATTGTAGAAGATGAATCATTAGCAGCAGAAAAGCTAGAAAGATATTTGTTAAAGTATAATAATACGATTACAATTATAAAAAAGTTAGATAGTGTTGAGAATTCTGTAGCGTGGTTTTCTGAAAATACAGAATTTGATATTGTATTTATGGACATTCAATTAACTGATGGCTTGAGTTTTGAAATATTTAACCAAGTAATTATAAAGAAGCCAATTATATTTACTACTGCTTTTGATGAATATGCAGTTGATGCTTTTAAGGTTAATAGTATAGATTATATTTTAAAACCGATTACATTTACAGATATTTCTAAGGCAATGAATAAATTAAAGCTGATGAAACATTTATTTACCAGTCAAGAAAGTATTGTAAATGTGGCTAAGGGGCTTGGTAAAAAGAAAACTAAAGATCGTTTTTTAGTGCGTTTAGGAAATCATATTCACTCCATAGAAACCAAAGATATAGCACTTTTTTATGCAGAAGGTAGAACTGTACATTTAGTAACTAATGAGAATAAAAAATATATTATAGATTTTAAATTAGAAGATGTTTTTTCTATGGTATCTAGTAAAGAATTTTTTAGGATTAATAGAAGTTTTATAATAAGTATAAAAAGTATTGTTGATGTGGTTGTGTATTCAAATAGCCGACTTAAAATTACGCCTAAAGCATCTATAGAAAAAGAGATGATTGTAAGTAGAGAAAAAGTAGGTGCTTTTAAGAGTTGGTTTGAAGGGAGTTAA
- the ffh gene encoding signal recognition particle protein, whose product MFNNLSEKLDKALHTLKGHGKITEVNVAETLKEVRRALLDADVNFKIAKDFTKRVKEKAIGQDVLTTLNPGQLMVKLVKDELTELMGGDTVGITLTGSPTVILMSGLQGSGKTTFSGKLANYLKTKKSKQVLLVGCDVYRPAAINQLRVVGEQIGVEVYAEEGNKNPVEISLNAIKHAKANSKNVVIIDTAGRLAVDEEMMTEISNIHKAVTPQETLFVVDSMTGQDAVNTAKAFNDVLNFDGVVLTKLDGDTRGGAALTIKSVVNKPIKFIGTGEKMDAIDVFHPDRMADRILGMGDVISLVERAQEQYDEQEARKLQKKIAKNQFGFDDFLNQIQQIKKMGSMKDLVGMIPGAGKALKDVDIDDDAFKGIEAIIHSMTPEERSKPTVINASRKKRIAKGSGTSVQEVNQLMKQFDQMSKMMKMMQGGGGRKMMQMMRGMK is encoded by the coding sequence ATGTTTAATAATTTAAGCGAAAAATTAGATAAGGCGTTACATACGCTAAAAGGACACGGAAAAATTACAGAAGTTAATGTTGCTGAGACATTAAAGGAAGTTCGTAGAGCTTTATTAGATGCCGATGTTAACTTTAAAATAGCTAAGGATTTTACCAAAAGAGTTAAAGAAAAAGCCATAGGTCAAGACGTATTAACTACGTTAAACCCAGGTCAATTAATGGTTAAGTTAGTAAAAGATGAGTTAACTGAATTGATGGGTGGTGATACTGTTGGTATTACTTTAACAGGGTCACCTACTGTTATTTTAATGTCTGGTTTACAAGGTTCGGGTAAAACTACTTTTTCGGGTAAATTAGCTAACTATTTAAAAACTAAGAAATCTAAACAGGTTTTATTAGTTGGGTGTGATGTGTATCGTCCTGCCGCTATTAATCAGTTAAGAGTGGTTGGTGAACAAATTGGCGTTGAGGTATATGCTGAAGAAGGCAATAAAAACCCAGTAGAAATTTCATTAAATGCCATCAAACACGCTAAAGCTAATAGTAAAAATGTGGTGATTATAGATACCGCTGGTCGTTTAGCTGTGGATGAAGAAATGATGACTGAAATTTCAAACATTCATAAAGCTGTTACTCCACAAGAAACTTTATTTGTGGTGGACTCTATGACAGGTCAAGATGCTGTAAACACAGCAAAAGCCTTTAACGATGTTTTGAACTTTGATGGAGTTGTTCTTACAAAATTAGATGGTGATACAAGAGGTGGTGCTGCATTAACTATTAAATCAGTAGTTAATAAACCTATTAAATTTATAGGTACAGGTGAAAAAATGGATGCTATAGACGTTTTCCACCCCGATCGTATGGCTGATCGTATTTTAGGAATGGGAGATGTTATCTCATTAGTAGAACGTGCCCAAGAACAATATGACGAACAAGAAGCTAGAAAACTACAAAAGAAGATTGCTAAAAATCAATTTGGTTTTGATGACTTTTTAAATCAGATTCAACAAATCAAAAAGATGGGTAGCATGAAAGATTTAGTAGGCATGATTCCTGGAGCTGGTAAAGCTTTAAAAGATGTGGATATTGATGATGATGCATTTAAGGGAATTGAGGCTATTATACACTCTATGACTCCTGAAGAAAGAAGTAAACCTACTGTAATTAATGCAAGTCGTAAAAAACGAATAGCCAAAGGTTCTGGAACTTCCGTTCAAGAAGTCAATCAATTAATGAAGCAATTTGACCAAATGAGCAAAATGATGAAAATGATGCAAGGTGGTGGCGGAAGAAAAATGATGCAAATGATGCGTGGCATGAAATAA
- a CDS encoding sensor histidine kinase produces the protein MKKHFFIIVTGIIFGLLIGYYMFVSEQKLESSESFHLIVFSAIGIVTAYISMVLTNFLDIQFPWKKQIGNRLFLGILTHFMIAFLLFSFGVYGYLTNENGFSNTMLTHKLLYIKLAILLFLTTFIFQIIYFALYSYYSFSTLQIEAVKQERKQIEYQLNALKSQLSPHFLFNGLNTISSLIYKDTIKAALFIRKLAVMYKYTLKSYEVKLISLEEELEFVTSYNYLITTRFEKKYACTINISPEVLQSKVPPLAIQMLLENAVKHNVMSDTEPLNVSIENKGKYIVVRNNITKAPKKVISLNIGLQNINKRYLLLFSEGIITEQNSDFIVKLPIKQ, from the coding sequence GTGAAAAAGCACTTTTTCATCATTGTAACAGGAATCATTTTTGGTTTACTTATAGGATATTATATGTTTGTTAGTGAACAAAAATTAGAATCCTCAGAAAGTTTTCATCTCATAGTGTTTAGCGCCATTGGTATAGTGACGGCTTACATAAGTATGGTATTAACTAATTTTTTAGATATTCAGTTTCCTTGGAAAAAGCAAATAGGGAATAGGTTATTTTTGGGTATCCTTACTCATTTTATGATTGCTTTTTTATTGTTTAGTTTTGGAGTTTATGGTTATCTTACAAATGAGAATGGGTTTAGTAATACTATGCTAACACATAAGTTACTATATATTAAATTAGCAATACTACTTTTCTTAACAACCTTTATTTTTCAAATTATTTATTTTGCATTGTATTCCTACTATAGTTTTTCTACACTACAAATAGAAGCTGTAAAGCAAGAGAGAAAACAAATAGAGTATCAATTAAATGCTTTAAAATCTCAGTTAAGTCCTCATTTTTTGTTTAACGGACTAAATACGATATCATCTCTTATTTATAAGGACACTATTAAAGCGGCTTTATTTATTAGAAAGTTGGCTGTTATGTACAAGTATACTTTAAAAAGTTATGAGGTAAAGTTGATTTCTTTAGAAGAAGAGTTAGAGTTTGTAACATCTTATAATTATTTAATAACAACTCGTTTTGAGAAAAAATATGCTTGTACTATAAATATTTCACCTGAAGTATTACAATCTAAAGTACCACCATTAGCAATACAAATGTTACTTGAAAATGCAGTTAAACATAATGTAATGAGTGATACAGAGCCGTTAAATGTTTCTATTGAAAATAAAGGAAAATACATTGTGGTTAGAAACAATATTACCAAAGCTCCTAAAAAAGTAATTTCACTAAATATAGGTTTACAGAATATTAATAAACGATACTTATTACTATTTAGTGAAGGTATTATAACGGAGCAGAATAGTGATTTTATTGTAAAACTACCTATTAAACAATGA
- a CDS encoding DUF2723 domain-containing protein has protein sequence MKKMEQIIGWLLFVIVLVVYGLTMAPTISFWDSAEFVSSNYKLQVTHPPGAPLYMLISNVLISWFPAENIAFLSNFISGFFGALTVTIVYFLTKNLAYTSLTKPLDKYSRWLPSISGIVSGLTLAFIHSFWVASTETEVYTLSFFFLVCVWYIVILWKQTTNQKKELQLLLFAALLLGLSAGVHLINLSVVIPLSILFVTKKYKLSIKSLVIGLMAGVVLFLLIYGFVIQGFLKGVLHLDIYLVNELNFKVNTGLICLYIFLIILLLFAFGIGIKKKSYNWLAIIGCLLFFYIGVSTYGVSMIRANTVTPISNNPSNSLELLKYIRAEQFGVSKTPLLKGYYFNAPLHKNLPLKHGNPKLWYDKELKKYVEIDNGKFGVENYAKEFATFFPRMHSYKSKDVTGYKIWTTVKGKPISYDVMGKETTIIKPTFTENLSFFYNYQVDWLYARYLFWNFIGKQNDNKGVGTILNGNWISGFDFIDKHRVGAYSLMPNYYKNDLSRDVYYGIPFLIGLIGLWFLRKVPVHFFTSLLLFLTFGLGIIIYVNPVPTSILIRERDYIFIGSFIPFCIWIGLAVLQLYKWFSFVANKRGLLIVLSVLLMLIVPIQLLAKGWDDHNRSDDTFSRSLAKAYLDSCPKNSILITNGDNMTFPLWYLQEVEGYRTDVRVINFDQLALDWYIDKLRLTMNTSKKLSITLPKELYIKGTQEQLPLQKEVNQPVDLGVLFKFLSEEKTKKEWNGKRIHYIPSDVFSIKVDTSMFTRSDTSKALKLKYLDNLVWRFSKDFYAVNDLTLLNIIQENINDRPIAFAVNGNTNHYIGLQPYTIQQGMVEVLTPVKRVNPKLNPKIVDTNMMLPFFKEGLSFKGFKEKDKFIDYENRVYTQQIVRRNYYFLAQALLEEDNSKEAVDILNTSMFMFPNVTVPFKQYAFAMGKLYFKAGNPKKGNEVCLKAMNNLKEELLWLISFNPPNPIINVRYANRVKGMYIQMIEQYSSFNEEKGNDLKMNFKNIDKSFQNWQAKNWPY, from the coding sequence ATGAAAAAAATGGAGCAAATTATTGGCTGGCTATTATTTGTAATAGTCTTAGTGGTTTATGGACTTACCATGGCGCCAACCATTTCTTTTTGGGATAGTGCAGAGTTTGTTTCTAGTAATTATAAGTTACAAGTAACACATCCACCAGGAGCTCCATTATACATGTTAATTTCAAATGTATTAATCTCATGGTTTCCTGCGGAGAATATTGCTTTTTTAAGTAATTTTATTTCAGGTTTTTTTGGAGCATTAACAGTAACTATTGTTTATTTTTTGACAAAAAACTTAGCGTATACTTCTCTTACAAAGCCCTTAGATAAATATTCAAGATGGTTACCATCAATTAGTGGAATCGTTAGTGGGCTAACTTTAGCTTTTATTCATAGTTTTTGGGTAGCGTCAACAGAAACAGAGGTTTATACCTTATCTTTTTTCTTTTTAGTATGTGTTTGGTATATAGTAATTTTATGGAAGCAAACAACTAATCAAAAAAAAGAATTACAATTATTACTTTTTGCAGCTTTGTTGTTAGGGCTATCTGCGGGAGTGCATTTAATAAATTTGTCTGTCGTAATTCCTTTATCAATCCTATTTGTTACAAAAAAATATAAACTATCCATAAAAAGCTTAGTCATAGGGTTAATGGCAGGAGTAGTGTTATTTTTATTAATTTATGGATTTGTGATTCAAGGCTTTTTAAAGGGAGTACTTCATTTAGATATATATCTAGTCAATGAATTAAATTTTAAAGTTAATACAGGACTTATATGTTTATATATATTTCTAATTATATTATTGTTATTTGCATTTGGAATAGGAATTAAAAAAAAGAGCTATAATTGGTTGGCTATAATTGGTTGTTTGTTGTTTTTTTACATAGGTGTTAGTACTTATGGAGTTAGTATGATTAGAGCCAATACTGTAACACCAATATCTAACAATCCATCTAACAGCTTAGAGCTTTTAAAATATATTAGGGCAGAACAATTTGGAGTTAGTAAAACCCCTTTACTTAAAGGGTATTATTTTAATGCACCATTACATAAAAACCTTCCATTAAAACATGGAAATCCGAAGTTATGGTATGATAAAGAGCTGAAAAAGTATGTTGAAATAGATAATGGTAAATTCGGTGTTGAAAATTATGCAAAAGAGTTTGCTACATTTTTTCCAAGAATGCACAGTTATAAGTCTAAAGATGTTACTGGGTATAAAATTTGGACTACTGTAAAGGGAAAACCTATATCATATGATGTTATGGGGAAAGAAACAACAATAATTAAACCTACATTTACAGAAAATCTTAGCTTTTTTTACAATTATCAAGTAGATTGGTTGTATGCAAGGTATTTATTTTGGAATTTTATAGGAAAGCAAAATGACAATAAAGGGGTAGGTACCATTTTAAATGGTAATTGGATAAGTGGTTTTGATTTTATTGATAAACATAGAGTGGGAGCGTATTCCTTAATGCCTAATTATTATAAAAATGATTTAAGTAGAGATGTATATTATGGAATTCCTTTCTTAATAGGACTCATAGGTTTATGGTTTTTACGTAAAGTACCAGTACATTTTTTTACTTCATTACTACTGTTTCTAACCTTTGGTCTTGGTATTATTATTTATGTAAACCCTGTTCCCACAAGTATTTTAATAAGGGAGAGAGATTATATTTTTATTGGCTCTTTTATTCCTTTTTGTATTTGGATTGGATTAGCTGTACTACAACTGTATAAGTGGTTTTCTTTTGTTGCTAATAAAAGAGGATTGTTAATAGTGCTGTCTGTATTACTAATGCTTATAGTTCCAATTCAATTATTAGCAAAGGGTTGGGATGACCATAATAGAAGTGATGATACATTTTCTAGGTCTTTAGCTAAGGCTTATTTAGATTCATGTCCTAAAAACAGCATTTTAATTACCAATGGAGATAATATGACATTTCCATTATGGTATTTACAAGAAGTGGAAGGGTATCGTACAGATGTTAGAGTTATAAATTTTGATCAATTAGCGTTAGATTGGTACATAGATAAATTGAGGTTAACTATGAATACCTCAAAGAAACTTTCAATAACACTTCCAAAAGAATTATATATAAAAGGTACTCAAGAGCAATTACCTTTACAGAAAGAAGTTAATCAGCCAGTAGATTTAGGAGTTCTTTTCAAGTTTTTATCAGAAGAGAAAACCAAAAAAGAATGGAATGGAAAAAGAATACACTATATCCCTTCAGATGTGTTTTCTATTAAGGTAGATACTTCAATGTTTACTAGAAGCGATACTAGTAAAGCCTTAAAATTGAAGTATCTTGATAATTTAGTTTGGCGTTTTTCGAAAGATTTTTACGCTGTTAATGATCTTACTTTATTAAATATAATACAGGAAAATATTAATGATAGACCAATTGCTTTTGCTGTTAATGGGAATACCAATCATTATATAGGACTTCAACCTTATACTATTCAACAAGGAATGGTAGAAGTGTTAACGCCTGTTAAAAGAGTAAATCCAAAATTGAATCCTAAAATTGTAGATACCAATATGATGCTACCATTTTTTAAAGAAGGCTTGTCTTTTAAAGGGTTTAAAGAAAAAGATAAATTTATAGATTATGAAAATAGGGTATATACTCAACAAATAGTAAGACGTAATTATTACTTTTTAGCGCAAGCGTTATTAGAAGAAGATAACAGTAAGGAAGCTGTTGATATTTTGAATACTAGTATGTTTATGTTTCCTAATGTTACAGTGCCTTTTAAACAATATGCTTTTGCTATGGGAAAATTATATTTTAAAGCGGGTAACCCTAAAAAAGGAAATGAAGTATGTTTAAAGGCTATGAATAACTTAAAAGAGGAATTGTTATGGTTAATTTCTTTTAATCCTCCTAATCCAATAATAAATGTGCGTTATGCTAATAGAGTTAAAGGGATGTATATTCAAATGATAGAGCAATACAGTTCTTTTAATGAAGAAAAAGGAAATGATTTAAAAATGAATTTTAAAAATATTGATAAATCCTTTCAAAACTGGCAAGCTAAAAATTGGCCTTACTAA
- a CDS encoding TerB family tellurite resistance protein has translation MKSAYKLFESFGELLYVVAMADGSIQKEEIEVIEKRLADHKWGDDIKWSFNYEVNKQNDVNKLYKKVIAYCEDHGPDEEYEFLLDVLEEVSRSSNGIVKEEREVMDNFTNDLIKKFREDIERINKR, from the coding sequence ATGAAAAGCGCATATAAACTATTTGAATCATTTGGAGAGTTACTATATGTAGTTGCTATGGCAGACGGAAGTATCCAAAAGGAAGAGATAGAGGTTATTGAAAAAAGGTTAGCCGATCATAAATGGGGAGACGATATTAAATGGTCTTTTAATTATGAAGTTAATAAGCAAAATGATGTTAATAAGCTTTATAAAAAGGTAATAGCATATTGTGAAGATCATGGACCTGATGAAGAATATGAGTTTCTATTAGATGTATTGGAGGAAGTTTCTAGATCAAGTAATGGAATAGTAAAGGAGGAAAGGGAAGTGATGGATAATTTTACAAATGATTTAATAAAAAAATTTAGAGAAGATATTGAAAGAATAAATAAAAGATAA
- a CDS encoding class I SAM-dependent methyltransferase — MYFFSTEVTSSKINSDRPLFLRTKKAYEIVSDYVSGKTLEIGCGEGYGVALYYSKVSSLTLIDKSSYSVELLKKKYPEATVIQQKIPPLKNIPNNYYDTIISFQVIEHIKNDSLFLKEIHRVLKPEGKVFLSTPNANKSIARNPWHYREYTFSELQSLTNTYFKDCIIKGIEGNKKTDEYYNNNGIAVSKLLKLDIFNLQKRMPAILLRIPYEILNRINRRGLLKKYRKQIENLKSEDYTLNVFSDKTLDFFCILKK, encoded by the coding sequence ATGTATTTTTTTTCAACAGAAGTTACCTCATCTAAGATTAATTCAGATAGACCTTTATTTTTAAGAACTAAAAAAGCTTATGAAATTGTTTCTGATTACGTAAGTGGAAAAACATTAGAAATAGGATGTGGAGAAGGTTATGGAGTAGCTTTATATTATTCAAAGGTTTCAAGTTTAACTTTAATAGATAAATCTAGTTATTCGGTAGAATTATTAAAGAAAAAATATCCTGAGGCTACTGTTATTCAGCAAAAAATACCTCCATTAAAAAACATTCCAAACAATTATTATGATACTATTATATCTTTTCAAGTTATTGAACATATTAAAAATGACTCATTATTCTTGAAAGAAATTCACCGTGTGTTAAAACCTGAAGGGAAGGTGTTTTTAAGCACTCCAAATGCCAATAAAAGTATTGCAAGGAATCCTTGGCATTATAGAGAGTATACTTTTAGTGAGCTTCAAAGCTTAACGAATACTTATTTTAAAGATTGTATTATTAAAGGTATAGAAGGAAATAAAAAGACAGATGAGTATTATAATAATAACGGTATTGCAGTTTCTAAATTGTTAAAGCTAGACATTTTTAATTTGCAGAAAAGAATGCCAGCTATCTTACTTAGAATACCTTATGAAATTTTGAATAGAATAAATAGAAGAGGTTTATTAAAAAAATATAGAAAACAAATAGAGAATTTAAAGTCAGAAGATTATACTCTTAATGTTTTTTCAGATAAAACACTTGATTTTTTTTGTATTCTAAAAAAGTGA